In Phyllostomus discolor isolate MPI-MPIP mPhyDis1 chromosome 3, mPhyDis1.pri.v3, whole genome shotgun sequence, a single genomic region encodes these proteins:
- the RSL1D1 gene encoding ribosomal L1 domain-containing protein 1, whose product MEDSASTPVATSTATSALTSATPASLEQLDKGQIRKAVEALLAHSRSRKNANGLLLNEKENFFLMVVLWKIPSKELRVRLSLPHGIRSDLADICLFTKDEPNVTPEKTECFYKKLLNNHGVKTISQVIPFRTLKKEYKAYEAKLRLLGSFDLFLTDARIRRLLPSHLGRHFYKRKKVPVPVNLKAKNLSKEINASIGGTVLNISKSGSCSTIRIGHTGMQAQHITENVVAVTKMLSQKLPEKWESVKLLYVKTERSVALPVFSSFVSSRDEAKGVCTPGQKKKEEKKIQKRKEYNEKRKGKKRNRKLMKQTSKATSAPTTEEAAAKTSSGPVKDPGPQKKKTPKPEKKEPCRVKAPQKVQDESEEEIPLLVPIGETPTKENMEIQKHATGKKSPKKGSGPNTPRGKKRKSIPVLETPKTAELKSPGKSPGKKPRIKEEVEKERNSQLGKKDPRQTPKKPEAKFFTTANKSARKAPHTPKQWPKKPKVLPSI is encoded by the exons ATGGAAGACTCGGCTTCAACTCCCGTCGCAACCTCAACCGCAACTTCAGCCTTGACTTCAGCGACCCCAGCCTCACTGGAACAGCTGGATAAAGGGCAG ATCAGAAAGGCAGTGGAAGCTCTGTTGGCACATTCCAGGTCCAGGAAAAACGCGAATGGATTGCTTTTGAACgagaaagaaaatttctttttaatggtgGTATTATGGAAAATTCCAAGTAAAGAGCTAAGGGTCAGATT GTCCTTGCCTCATGGTATTCGATCAGATTTAGCAGATATCTGTTTATTCACTAAGGACGAACCCAATGTAACACCTGAAAAGACAGAATGTTTTTATAAGAAGCTTTTAAACAACCATGGAGTGAAAACCATTTCTCAG GTTATCCCCTTCCGAACTTTAAAAAAGGAGTATAAAGCCTATGAGGCCAAACTCCGCCTCCTGGGTAGTTTCGACCTCTTCCTTACTGATGCAAGAATCAGGCGGCTCTTACCCTCACACCTCGGGAGACATTTTTATAAGAGAAAGAA AGTTCCAGTACCTGTAAACCTTAAAGCCAAAAATCTTTCCAAAGAGATCAACGCATCGATAGGTGGAACTGTCTTAAACATCTCTAAAAGTGGTTCTTGCAG CACTATACGCATCGGTCATACTGGAATGCAGGCTCAGCACATCACCGAAAACGTTGTTGCTGTGACGAAAATGCTTTCACAGAAATTGCCAGAG aagtGGGAAAGTGTGAAACTCTTGTATGTGAAAACTGAGAGATCTGTTGCCCTGCCtgtcttttcttcatttgtcaGCAGTCGGGATGAAGCCAAAGGAGTGTGCACTCCTGGtcagaagaaaaaa gaagaaaagaaaatacaaaagcgaaaagaatataatgaaaaacgaaaggggaagaaaagaaacagaaagctaaTGAAACAGACTAGCAAGGCTACATCAGCCCCAACCACAGAGGAGGCGGCCGCTAAAACTAGCAGTGGTCCAGTAAAGGACCCTGGACCCCAGAAGAAAAAGACCCCCAAGCCTGAGAAGAAAGAGCCCTGCAGAGTAAAAGCCCCCCAAAAAGTGCAAGACGAATCTGAAGAAGAAATTCCATTACTGGTTCCAATAGGAGAAACTCCCACCAAAGAAAACATGGAA ATACAAAAACATGCCACAGGAAAGAAGTCTCCAAAAAAGGGTTCTGGTCCCAACACACCTcgtggaaagaagagaaagtccATTCCAGTTTTGGAGACCCCGAAAACAGCAGAGCTCAAGAGTCCAGGTAAAAGCCCAGggaagaagccaagaatcaaagaagaggtggagaaagagagaaactctCAGTTGGGGAAAAAAGACCCAAGACAGACACCCAAAAAACCAGAGGCCAAGTTCTTCACTACAGCTAATAAATCGGCAAGGAAAGCTCCCCACACTCCCAAACAATGGCCCAAAAAACCCAAAGTGCTCCCCTCAATCTAA